The following are from one region of the Stigmatella ashevillena genome:
- the priA gene encoding replication restart helicase PriA, whose amino-acid sequence MSEHAATVFLVNASAALASVAVGRPVRGEFTYVVPDILSGRLVPGQRVLVPFGRGTALGFFLGPASPPAEEGVKLKPIQRVLEESPSLPPDLIALLRFAAEHYRYPLGEVIRSALPPGLSKAEDEKEARPDVQQFAVAQVAEPPAELRRAPAQSAALAYLLAVGGRAPLEEVAHAIPGARETLKKLASRGLVRIEEQVLQPGVREGLEQGRPALLTPEQGVAVKSLQASLEAGGFQTVLLHGVTGSGKTEVYLRAVEHALSQGKGSLVLVPEIALTPQLVGRFRSRFGAEVAVLHSGLKDRERLFHWQALRKGTVRIAVGVRSAIWAPVENLGLVVVDEEHDPSFKQEDKLRYNARDMAVVRGKQAGALVVLGSATPSLESLENVRRGRYGVLEMKRRVDDRPMPGIELVDLRIERPRDGGPIQEEAPILSPPLLDAMQETLERGQQTILFLNRRGHSTFLLCEVCGLTLKCSDCDVCLTLHRSSSRVVCHYCGLSSPVPEHCRECTGPLLKLGIGTERVEAEVAERLPHARVARLDRDSATSAERVTELLAAFARREIDVLVGTQMVAKGHDFPGVTLVCVVMADTSLAIPDFRAAERTFHLLTQVAGRAGRGKDPGRVLVQTYNPESEPVKRVLVHDFDGFAQQELEWRRALAYPPFTRLVAIRLEGEHPEQTARVARMLGDFLSRRMPPASAGVRMLGPALAPIARVRGRTRWQMLLKAPTHAALAPLLTRLEVKLEEVPAGVKVTIDVDPGAML is encoded by the coding sequence GTGTCGGAGCACGCCGCTACAGTGTTCCTCGTGAACGCGTCTGCTGCCCTTGCGTCCGTTGCCGTCGGCCGCCCTGTCCGGGGTGAGTTCACCTATGTCGTCCCGGACATCCTCTCGGGGAGGCTGGTCCCCGGGCAGCGGGTGCTGGTGCCGTTCGGGCGTGGAACGGCCCTGGGCTTCTTCCTGGGGCCTGCCTCGCCGCCCGCCGAGGAGGGCGTCAAGCTCAAGCCCATCCAGCGCGTCTTGGAGGAGTCGCCCTCCCTTCCGCCGGATCTCATCGCCCTGCTGCGGTTCGCCGCCGAGCACTACCGCTATCCCCTGGGAGAGGTGATCCGCAGCGCGCTGCCCCCGGGGCTCTCCAAGGCGGAGGATGAGAAGGAGGCCCGGCCGGACGTGCAGCAGTTCGCGGTGGCCCAGGTGGCCGAGCCCCCCGCGGAGCTGCGCCGGGCGCCGGCCCAGTCCGCCGCGCTCGCCTACCTGCTGGCGGTGGGAGGCCGGGCGCCTCTGGAGGAAGTGGCCCACGCGATTCCCGGTGCCCGGGAGACGCTGAAGAAGCTGGCCTCGCGCGGGCTGGTGCGCATCGAGGAGCAAGTGCTCCAGCCAGGCGTGCGCGAGGGGTTGGAGCAGGGGCGCCCCGCGTTGCTGACCCCCGAGCAGGGCGTCGCGGTGAAGTCGCTCCAGGCCTCGCTGGAGGCGGGAGGCTTCCAGACGGTGCTCTTGCACGGCGTCACCGGCAGCGGGAAGACGGAGGTGTACCTGCGCGCGGTGGAGCACGCGCTCTCCCAGGGCAAGGGCAGCCTCGTCCTGGTGCCGGAGATCGCCCTCACCCCCCAACTGGTGGGGCGCTTCCGCAGCCGCTTCGGCGCGGAGGTGGCGGTGCTGCACTCGGGGCTGAAGGACCGGGAGCGGCTCTTTCACTGGCAGGCGCTGCGCAAGGGCACCGTGCGCATCGCCGTGGGGGTGCGCTCGGCCATCTGGGCCCCGGTGGAGAACCTGGGCCTGGTGGTGGTGGACGAGGAGCATGATCCGTCCTTCAAGCAGGAGGACAAGCTTCGCTACAACGCGCGGGACATGGCGGTGGTGCGGGGCAAGCAGGCCGGCGCGCTGGTGGTGCTCGGCTCGGCCACTCCATCGCTGGAGTCCCTGGAGAACGTGCGCCGCGGCCGGTATGGCGTGCTCGAGATGAAGCGCCGGGTGGACGACCGGCCCATGCCGGGCATCGAACTGGTGGACCTGCGCATCGAGCGGCCTCGAGATGGAGGCCCCATCCAGGAGGAGGCCCCCATCCTCTCGCCGCCGCTGCTGGACGCGATGCAGGAGACGCTCGAGCGCGGGCAGCAGACCATTCTCTTCCTCAACCGCCGCGGGCACAGCACCTTCCTGCTGTGCGAGGTGTGTGGGCTGACGCTCAAGTGCTCGGACTGCGATGTGTGCCTCACCCTGCACCGTTCCTCCTCGCGGGTGGTGTGCCACTACTGCGGGCTGAGCAGTCCCGTGCCAGAGCACTGCCGTGAGTGCACGGGGCCGCTGCTCAAGCTGGGCATTGGCACCGAGCGCGTGGAGGCGGAGGTCGCCGAGCGCCTGCCCCATGCTCGCGTGGCACGGCTGGACCGCGATTCGGCCACCAGCGCCGAGCGCGTCACGGAGTTGCTGGCTGCCTTTGCCCGGCGCGAAATCGACGTGCTGGTGGGCACGCAGATGGTGGCCAAGGGTCACGACTTTCCCGGAGTAACCCTGGTCTGCGTGGTGATGGCGGACACCTCCCTGGCCATTCCGGATTTCCGGGCCGCCGAGCGCACCTTCCATCTGCTCACCCAGGTGGCGGGCCGGGCCGGGCGGGGCAAGGACCCGGGCCGGGTGCTGGTGCAGACGTACAACCCGGAGTCCGAGCCCGTGAAGCGCGTGCTCGTCCACGACTTTGACGGTTTTGCCCAGCAGGAGCTGGAGTGGCGCCGGGCGTTGGCATACCCACCGTTCACCCGGCTGGTGGCCATCCGGCTGGAAGGGGAGCACCCAGAGCAGACCGCCCGGGTGGCCCGGATGTTGGGGGATTTCCTGTCCCGGCGCATGCCACCGGCCTCGGCCGGGGTGCGCATGCTGGGGCCCGCGCTGGCCCCCATTGCCCGGGTCCGGGGTCGCACGCGGTGGCAGATGCTCCTCAAGGCGCCGACACATGCGGCGCTCGCCCCACTGCTTACCCGGCTGGAGGTGAAGCTGGAAGAGGTTCCTGCCGGGGTCAAGGTGACAATCGACGTCGACCCGGGAGCCATGCTGTAG
- a CDS encoding HD domain-containing protein has translation MRTLGEREADPDRAAREHVREHLRRSRERAELAAEQIQKAYPSFGWVQRHNRFEVLWERVDLLLGPAYPFTAAEAFVLGSALLVQELGAGLAGMPSGEAGLRETQEWKDALAARIHQETDRAPTPAELKNPAEEYILLSMEDALQLLALKRSRQLALFSWKGPRGEVLHLLEDEGLRRHYGELVGELAQSQAWEVSEVGRVFSERKLAAPPSAPADWTVDALKVAAVLRAARTLLIEERRRRLSRPTLVEDRLLFTTAEPFSRGEAEVFWTCFEALRAIDRELRDVDALLLSQGRPRLRARGVVDVDDAARMSLHLKTEDWTPVDARVHVSDMPGLLAQIGGAALYRKDPSVPLRELIQNAADAVRARRVLANLAQDWGTVTVRVGRDAHGRWIEVCDTGLGMSERVLTRHLLDVGRSYWMTEEMRRDYPGLAASGFHPTGRFGVGFFSVFMWGERLRVTSRPFQAERTHILEVDNGLGAHPILRPAQPGEQLPEGGSRIRVWLAREQDWEQMLLDRSDQWDHWSEAEERIAFSELLGRVCPTLDVTLQLEERPGQAVTIIKANDWLTLESTRFLRRIGNTTRGVNTALMEFLAPMVRPVLAENGQCVGRICIASGSMQRWAGLSVLTAGGMRARYSREFTGALLATTDVSTRDDAEPLAMREDLARWASEQARLWEKYQLNFEGYELHKRLDIGLAVLSCGGEPGELPVGYRAGTALTLGTLQEFVGDRDEVTLVDGSERAMRKFSELVVIPCHEAGHTAAGRLLAHLPELIGVYLSKAWGVSIQEVVENVQISEKEWSSTDGRKRRTWVFQRPQTPRFH, from the coding sequence ATGAGGACTTTGGGCGAGCGGGAGGCGGATCCAGACCGGGCGGCGCGGGAACACGTGCGTGAGCACCTGCGCCGCTCGCGCGAGCGGGCGGAACTGGCCGCCGAGCAGATCCAGAAGGCCTATCCGAGCTTCGGGTGGGTGCAGCGGCACAACCGCTTCGAGGTGTTGTGGGAGCGGGTGGATCTCCTGCTGGGGCCGGCGTATCCCTTCACCGCCGCCGAGGCTTTCGTCCTGGGCAGCGCGCTGCTCGTGCAGGAGCTGGGGGCCGGGCTCGCGGGCATGCCCAGCGGAGAGGCCGGGCTGCGCGAGACACAGGAGTGGAAGGATGCCCTGGCCGCACGGATCCACCAGGAGACGGACAGGGCGCCCACGCCCGCCGAGCTGAAGAATCCAGCGGAGGAATACATCCTGCTCTCCATGGAGGATGCGCTCCAACTGCTGGCGTTGAAGCGCTCCCGGCAACTGGCGCTGTTCTCCTGGAAGGGGCCGCGAGGCGAGGTGCTGCACCTTCTGGAGGATGAAGGGCTGCGGCGGCACTACGGGGAGTTGGTGGGCGAGCTGGCCCAGAGCCAGGCGTGGGAGGTGTCCGAAGTGGGCCGGGTGTTCTCGGAGCGCAAGCTCGCGGCGCCACCCTCCGCACCCGCGGACTGGACGGTGGATGCGCTGAAGGTGGCCGCGGTGCTGCGGGCCGCGCGCACCCTGTTGATCGAAGAGCGGCGCCGCAGGCTGAGCCGTCCCACGCTCGTCGAGGACCGCCTGCTCTTCACCACGGCCGAGCCCTTCTCGCGCGGTGAAGCCGAGGTCTTCTGGACCTGCTTCGAGGCGCTGCGCGCGATCGACCGCGAGCTGCGAGACGTGGACGCCTTGCTCTTGTCCCAGGGGCGGCCTCGCTTGAGGGCTCGGGGCGTGGTGGATGTGGACGACGCGGCCCGGATGTCCCTCCACCTGAAGACGGAGGATTGGACACCGGTGGATGCGCGGGTGCACGTCTCGGACATGCCGGGACTGCTCGCGCAGATCGGCGGCGCGGCGCTGTACCGCAAGGATCCGTCGGTGCCGCTGCGAGAGCTCATCCAGAATGCCGCGGATGCCGTCCGGGCCCGGCGGGTGCTGGCGAACCTGGCGCAGGACTGGGGAACGGTCACCGTCCGGGTAGGGCGGGACGCCCATGGCCGGTGGATCGAAGTCTGCGACACGGGCCTGGGCATGAGCGAGCGGGTGCTGACCCGGCATCTGCTCGATGTGGGCAGGAGCTACTGGATGACCGAGGAGATGCGCCGGGATTATCCAGGGCTGGCGGCCAGCGGCTTCCACCCCACGGGGCGGTTCGGGGTGGGTTTCTTCTCCGTGTTCATGTGGGGAGAGCGGCTGCGGGTGACGTCGCGGCCCTTCCAGGCAGAGCGCACCCACATCTTGGAGGTCGACAATGGCCTGGGCGCGCACCCCATCCTGCGTCCCGCGCAGCCGGGCGAGCAGCTTCCGGAGGGAGGCAGCCGGATCCGGGTCTGGCTGGCGCGCGAGCAGGATTGGGAGCAGATGCTCCTGGACCGGAGCGACCAGTGGGACCATTGGTCAGAGGCCGAGGAGCGCATCGCCTTCAGCGAACTGCTGGGCCGTGTCTGCCCCACGCTGGATGTGACGCTGCAATTGGAGGAGCGGCCTGGTCAGGCGGTGACGATCATCAAGGCCAACGACTGGCTGACGCTGGAGTCCACCCGGTTCTTGCGCCGCATTGGCAACACCACGCGGGGGGTCAACACCGCGTTGATGGAGTTTCTGGCCCCCATGGTCCGCCCGGTGCTGGCGGAGAACGGCCAATGTGTCGGACGCATCTGCATTGCCTCGGGCTCGATGCAGCGGTGGGCAGGCCTGTCGGTGCTCACGGCGGGTGGGATGCGGGCCCGGTACTCGCGCGAGTTCACCGGGGCGCTGCTGGCCACCACCGATGTGTCGACACGCGATGACGCGGAGCCGCTCGCGATGCGGGAGGACCTGGCCCGATGGGCCTCGGAGCAGGCCCGGCTGTGGGAGAAGTACCAGCTCAACTTCGAAGGGTACGAGCTCCACAAGCGGCTCGACATCGGGCTGGCGGTGCTCTCGTGTGGCGGAGAGCCGGGCGAGCTGCCCGTGGGGTACCGCGCCGGGACGGCGCTGACCCTGGGCACGCTCCAGGAGTTCGTGGGGGACCGGGACGAGGTGACGCTGGTGGATGGCTCGGAGCGGGCCATGCGCAAGTTCTCCGAGCTCGTGGTCATCCCATGCCATGAGGCGGGGCACACCGCCGCGGGCCGGCTGCTCGCCCATCTCCCCGAGCTGATCGGGGTCTATCTGTCGAAGGCCTGGGGGGTGTCGATCCAGGAAGTCGTCGAGAACGTCCAGATCTCCGAGAAGGAGTGGAGCTCCACGGATGGGCGCAAGCGCAGGACGTGGGTGTTCCAGCGGCCACAGACCCCGCGGTTTCACTGA
- a CDS encoding DUF4388 domain-containing protein, with the protein MAAPVLLVHDDISTIATVRRLLSREGHEVILATSVADALIAFGHHLPALLILAPGVESGRGHLVLDELLQHPEGHQARVLVLGEPIAGHSTPVTPLPLDAQGFLQLVGELVSPATEEDAWRLQEPRAYEAVHGADAPEASDPWQASAPAEWAGGAPEPSQLLLEGTSAEAALPEEDFSAVGLELATETPAAVAPASSFAMDTQALGLESVPATLEPQPGGLESLFSGVEEIVVQDPAPPPEAVKAEPSPVLMEGVGAGGFLEEEEMRLMEEEVHREAAERRRRKEVDRLGQREAEAALARKQGQSSPSSVPPSSESMSAASRLWEEGFFDVESAAGGAAPQPPEPLSFEPGPPADVPVSESTDLEVALREGGLAPSSSSAQERTSQWARFTPPQESSLAERMEQTAQWARFSSSPEGSSLKERMEQTAQWARFTGEPEESKGPPAQPLEWVEPGTSPAERSFSEELSAQQMEEPPEDYLPPPVADELSVASGQETEGLLLELEVALREADQSREQIQASRAELEQEAARRQKAEQETEEERRRAEALRAELAAAHSKEEEQRLAQELESQDLKAKIASLSRDRDHEHQLRIEAERWVMEFRGREAANAKGRAEEEKRRRAMESEAEAARAKESRFLAQEEELSRLREQAVALQKEVAELGLRLTQSEDHLQEEGRKRREAEAQAEIAAHSRVEAEVRAAAEAHQRAEAEARASEAAQAQTEAESRAAAARTEIEARVSAEELARFDAQVRADSEALARTQAEARASDELQKRAELEARLQKEAKARATTEARVNAAVQARTEAEARAEAEALSRGRSEARAEAEARARADAEARTEAEVRGRAEAEARAEAEARARAEAEARAEAEAQSRVELEARVEVEARARAEAEARAEAEAQARVELEARVEAEARSRIALESRAEAEAQAREAAEARAATEARVRAEAEARAEAEARTRGEAEARAEAEAQARAEAQARFEAEAHARVEAEARAASEAQARLEAASRGEAETQARSVQVDRARAEAEARAEAQARDHAETEKKFQQASRAFTQAEAKLRAAAQELGTLRTRVGAEEQKRGEAEAQARKEREERIAMEAQLQAELQIRAEVEAQARDAVERLRTEAGSESSRLSSEMAQVVEELRRWKEHARSGEDAAQREKQAAAVQERQWQEALTQLKDDAARARAEGERWAQEAERLRQDKARLEAETAERLAAAERTRQETEDSVRREAESAAKVRAEAEALASRVQSTALRLGAPGQPELAVPRSGSVTQEGLAHLLLWLCQAGASVRLELKVSDALRVLWLREGSLVGAVSSGMGESLIDRARRDGLIDARQENELRLVRGSSTGALLDSLRGRGYLREAEAVPLVQRYTEQVFLDAFAEPSSLYRLVDEPPPHEVALAAATRPPAYLLADALRNSLSTESLVEEAGGLRAIVARGEASQAPEFFGLSARELRLLSEVNGEQSLEEMLLGAGMPQESALKTFAVARVLGLVALRPSSASPEVSAPELDIRRLEAKFEEIQDADYFTVLGLARTAGGEEVKRAYERLSTEFHPLRFAGHPDVSLQFRAKQIRDVLAEAVRALADDKLRADYARHLMD; encoded by the coding sequence ATGGCCGCCCCGGTCCTCCTCGTCCACGACGACATCTCCACCATTGCCACCGTCCGCCGGTTGCTCTCCCGTGAGGGGCATGAGGTCATCCTCGCCACCTCCGTCGCGGACGCGCTCATTGCCTTCGGCCACCACCTGCCCGCCCTCCTCATTCTGGCCCCCGGGGTGGAGAGTGGCCGGGGGCACCTGGTCCTGGATGAGCTGCTTCAGCACCCCGAGGGGCACCAGGCCCGGGTGCTGGTGTTGGGAGAGCCCATCGCGGGCCACAGCACCCCGGTGACGCCCCTGCCGCTGGATGCGCAGGGTTTCCTGCAACTCGTGGGGGAGTTGGTGAGCCCGGCCACGGAGGAGGATGCCTGGCGCCTTCAAGAGCCGCGTGCCTATGAGGCCGTCCACGGCGCGGACGCTCCCGAAGCGTCCGATCCCTGGCAGGCCTCTGCGCCTGCCGAGTGGGCGGGGGGCGCTCCGGAGCCGTCCCAGCTGCTCTTGGAGGGCACCTCCGCGGAGGCCGCGCTGCCGGAGGAGGATTTCTCGGCCGTGGGCTTGGAGCTGGCGACGGAAACGCCCGCCGCCGTCGCCCCGGCCAGCTCCTTCGCCATGGACACGCAGGCCCTGGGCCTGGAGTCGGTCCCCGCCACGTTGGAGCCTCAGCCCGGCGGGTTGGAGTCCTTGTTCTCGGGGGTCGAGGAGATCGTCGTTCAGGATCCGGCGCCGCCCCCGGAGGCCGTCAAGGCGGAACCCTCTCCCGTGCTGATGGAGGGTGTGGGGGCGGGTGGATTCTTGGAAGAAGAAGAGATGCGCCTCATGGAGGAAGAGGTGCACCGCGAGGCCGCCGAGCGTCGGCGCCGCAAAGAGGTCGATCGCCTGGGGCAGCGCGAGGCCGAAGCCGCCCTTGCGCGCAAGCAGGGGCAATCGTCCCCGTCGAGTGTCCCTCCCTCCTCGGAGTCCATGAGCGCGGCCTCACGGCTCTGGGAGGAAGGCTTTTTCGACGTCGAGTCGGCTGCGGGAGGCGCGGCCCCTCAGCCTCCCGAGCCCCTTTCGTTCGAGCCCGGGCCTCCGGCGGATGTGCCGGTCAGCGAGAGCACCGATCTGGAAGTGGCCCTGAGGGAAGGGGGCCTGGCGCCGTCGTCTTCCTCGGCGCAGGAGCGGACGTCGCAGTGGGCGCGGTTCACGCCTCCGCAGGAGTCTTCTCTGGCGGAGCGGATGGAGCAGACGGCGCAATGGGCGCGGTTCTCCTCCAGTCCAGAGGGCTCTTCGCTGAAGGAGCGGATGGAGCAGACGGCGCAGTGGGCGCGGTTCACGGGGGAGCCGGAGGAGTCCAAGGGCCCCCCGGCGCAACCCCTGGAGTGGGTGGAGCCCGGAACGTCCCCGGCGGAGCGCTCGTTCTCGGAAGAGCTCTCGGCTCAGCAGATGGAGGAGCCGCCCGAGGACTATCTGCCGCCACCGGTCGCGGACGAGCTCTCGGTGGCCTCGGGCCAGGAGACCGAGGGGCTTCTGCTGGAGCTGGAGGTCGCGCTGCGCGAAGCGGACCAGTCTCGCGAGCAGATACAAGCCTCCCGGGCCGAACTGGAGCAGGAGGCCGCGCGGCGCCAGAAGGCCGAGCAGGAAACCGAGGAAGAGCGGCGGCGGGCCGAGGCGCTGCGGGCCGAGCTCGCGGCGGCGCACAGCAAAGAGGAGGAGCAAAGGCTCGCGCAGGAGCTGGAGTCGCAGGATCTGAAGGCGAAGATCGCGTCGCTGAGCCGCGATCGTGACCATGAGCACCAACTGCGGATCGAAGCCGAGCGGTGGGTCATGGAGTTCCGGGGCCGTGAGGCCGCGAACGCGAAGGGGCGCGCGGAAGAGGAGAAGCGCCGCCGGGCGATGGAATCCGAGGCGGAGGCAGCCCGCGCCAAGGAGTCCCGCTTCCTGGCCCAGGAGGAAGAGCTGTCGCGTCTGCGTGAGCAGGCCGTGGCGCTGCAAAAGGAGGTGGCGGAGCTGGGCCTCCGGCTGACCCAGTCCGAGGACCATCTCCAAGAGGAGGGCCGGAAGCGACGGGAGGCGGAGGCGCAGGCCGAGATCGCCGCTCACTCGCGGGTGGAGGCGGAGGTGCGGGCGGCGGCCGAAGCGCACCAGCGGGCCGAGGCGGAAGCGCGTGCGAGTGAGGCGGCCCAGGCCCAGACAGAAGCGGAATCCCGTGCCGCCGCGGCCCGGACCGAGATCGAAGCCCGGGTCAGTGCGGAGGAGTTGGCCCGGTTCGATGCGCAGGTCCGGGCGGATTCCGAGGCACTGGCGCGAACTCAGGCGGAAGCTCGCGCGAGCGACGAGCTCCAGAAGCGCGCCGAGCTGGAAGCCCGCCTTCAGAAGGAAGCGAAGGCCCGGGCCACGACCGAGGCAAGGGTCAACGCGGCGGTGCAGGCCCGCACGGAGGCGGAGGCCCGGGCCGAAGCGGAAGCGCTGAGCCGTGGAAGGTCAGAAGCGCGAGCGGAGGCGGAAGCCCGGGCGCGAGCCGATGCGGAAGCACGGACCGAGGCGGAAGTCCGGGGACGTGCGGAAGCGGAAGCCCGCGCCGAAGCGGAAGCGCGGGCTCGTGCAGAGGCGGAAGCGCGCGCAGAGGCGGAAGCGCAGTCCCGTGTAGAGCTGGAAGCGCGTGTGGAAGTGGAAGCGCGGGCTCGTGCGGAGGCGGAAGCGCGAGCGGAGGCAGAAGCGCAGGCGCGCGTAGAACTGGAAGCGCGGGTCGAGGCGGAAGCGCGGTCCCGCATCGCGCTGGAATCGCGGGCCGAGGCCGAGGCGCAAGCACGAGAAGCGGCGGAAGCGCGAGCGGCGACGGAAGCGCGTGTCCGGGCCGAGGCCGAGGCGCGGGCAGAGGCGGAAGCCCGGACGCGAGGGGAAGCGGAGGCGCGAGCCGAAGCAGAAGCGCAAGCCCGGGCGGAGGCCCAGGCTCGCTTCGAGGCGGAGGCCCACGCTCGTGTCGAGGCGGAGGCGCGCGCGGCCTCCGAGGCGCAAGCCCGGCTGGAAGCAGCGTCGCGGGGGGAGGCGGAGACCCAGGCACGGAGTGTCCAGGTGGACCGAGCTCGGGCCGAAGCGGAAGCGCGTGCCGAGGCTCAGGCAAGAGACCACGCCGAGACGGAGAAGAAATTCCAGCAGGCGTCCCGCGCCTTCACCCAGGCGGAAGCCAAGCTGCGGGCCGCGGCTCAGGAGCTCGGAACGCTTCGGACACGTGTCGGTGCCGAGGAGCAGAAGCGGGGCGAGGCCGAAGCGCAGGCCCGGAAGGAGCGGGAGGAGCGCATCGCGATGGAAGCCCAGCTCCAGGCCGAGCTCCAGATTCGCGCGGAGGTCGAAGCCCAGGCCCGGGACGCGGTCGAGCGTCTGCGCACGGAAGCGGGAAGCGAGTCGTCTCGCCTCTCCAGTGAAATGGCCCAGGTGGTGGAAGAGCTGCGGCGCTGGAAGGAGCACGCACGCTCGGGAGAGGACGCTGCGCAGCGTGAGAAGCAAGCGGCGGCCGTCCAAGAGCGGCAATGGCAGGAGGCGCTCACCCAACTGAAGGATGACGCCGCGCGAGCGCGGGCCGAGGGCGAGCGGTGGGCCCAAGAGGCAGAGCGTCTGCGCCAGGACAAGGCGCGGCTGGAAGCCGAAACCGCCGAGCGCCTTGCCGCGGCGGAGCGGACGCGCCAGGAAACGGAGGACTCCGTGCGCCGTGAGGCGGAGTCCGCCGCGAAGGTCCGCGCCGAGGCCGAAGCGCTCGCAAGCCGGGTCCAGTCCACGGCGCTCCGGCTTGGCGCTCCCGGGCAACCCGAGCTGGCCGTTCCCCGCAGTGGCAGCGTGACGCAGGAGGGCTTGGCCCACCTGCTCCTGTGGCTCTGTCAGGCGGGGGCTTCCGTGCGTCTGGAGCTCAAGGTCTCGGATGCGCTGCGCGTCCTCTGGCTGCGTGAGGGGAGCCTCGTGGGCGCGGTCTCCTCGGGGATGGGAGAGTCGCTCATCGACCGGGCCCGCCGGGACGGTCTCATCGACGCGCGCCAGGAGAACGAGCTGCGCTTGGTGCGGGGCTCCTCCACGGGGGCATTGCTCGACAGCCTGCGCGGCCGGGGCTACCTGCGGGAGGCCGAGGCCGTGCCGCTGGTCCAGCGCTACACGGAGCAGGTCTTCCTGGATGCCTTCGCCGAACCGTCCTCGCTCTACCGGCTCGTCGACGAGCCGCCGCCTCACGAAGTGGCGCTCGCCGCCGCGACACGGCCTCCCGCGTACTTGCTGGCGGATGCCCTGCGCAACTCCCTCTCCACCGAGTCCCTGGTGGAGGAGGCCGGGGGGCTGCGGGCCATCGTCGCGCGCGGCGAAGCCAGCCAGGCGCCGGAGTTCTTCGGGCTCTCCGCACGGGAGCTGCGGCTGCTCTCGGAGGTGAATGGGGAGCAGAGCCTGGAGGAGATGCTCCTGGGCGCAGGGATGCCCCAGGAGTCGGCCCTCAAGACCTTCGCCGTGGCCCGGGTGCTGGGGCTGGTGGCGCTGCGGCCTTCGAGCGCTTCCCCCGAAGTGTCGGCCCCGGAGTTGGACATCCGCCGCTTGGAGGCCAAGTTCGAGGAGATTCAGGATGCGGACTACTTCACGGTGTTGGGGCTGGCGCGGACGGCGGGAGGCGAGGAGGTGAAGCGCGCCTACGAGCGGCTGTCCACGGAGTTCCACCCGCTGCGGTTCGCTGGCCACCCGGACGTCTCGCTTCAGTTCCGTGCCAAGCAGATCCGCGACGTGTTGGCCGAGGCGGTGCGCGCGCTCGCCGACGACAAGCTCCGGGCCGACTATGCCCGCCACTTGATGGACTGA
- a CDS encoding inorganic diphosphatase, producing MPAPMPPEPKLFSLQALPSQPEVLIESPRWSMVKRRVDGSVDFVSPLPCPYNYGCIPSLLSDDGDPLDAVVLGPRLTRGQRLLVRRVGVVDFLDAGRGDPKVICCAGPFGPRDRAGLELFFSTYAHFKRALHRTRGQLADTRFRGWLLEPAKDARGM from the coding sequence ATGCCCGCGCCCATGCCACCCGAGCCCAAGCTGTTCTCGCTGCAAGCGCTTCCGAGCCAGCCCGAGGTGCTCATCGAGTCTCCGCGCTGGTCGATGGTGAAGCGGCGGGTGGACGGGAGCGTCGACTTCGTCTCGCCCCTTCCATGCCCCTACAACTATGGCTGCATTCCCAGCCTGCTCTCGGACGATGGAGACCCCTTGGATGCCGTGGTCCTGGGCCCCCGCCTGACCCGGGGACAGCGGCTGCTTGTCCGCAGGGTCGGCGTGGTGGACTTCCTCGATGCAGGCCGAGGAGACCCCAAGGTCATCTGCTGCGCCGGACCGTTCGGACCGAGGGACCGGGCAGGCCTGGAGCTGTTTTTCAGTACCTACGCCCACTTCAAGAGGGCCCTCCATCGCACGCGGGGTCAGCTGGCCGACACCCGCTTCCGAGGGTGGCTCCTGGAACCGGCCAAGGATGCACGGGGGATGTGA
- the def gene encoding peptide deformylase: protein MVREILIWPHPVLKQKARPVAKVDDAVRALVKDMFETMYAADGVGLAAPQVGVLQRIIVLDTTPRQPDSKPLAMINPEIVGMEGSTTYTEGCLSIPGEAEDVDRAATVTVKFLDVDGQEQTLTCDDLLAIAVQHETDHLDGTVFVDHVSSLKREIIRKRMKRLKTERETRPSA, encoded by the coding sequence ATGGTCCGCGAGATCCTGATCTGGCCCCACCCCGTTCTGAAGCAGAAAGCCCGGCCTGTCGCCAAGGTGGACGATGCCGTCCGAGCCCTGGTGAAGGACATGTTCGAGACGATGTATGCCGCCGACGGCGTGGGCCTCGCGGCACCGCAGGTCGGCGTTCTTCAGCGCATCATCGTTCTGGACACCACGCCCCGGCAGCCGGACTCCAAGCCCCTGGCGATGATCAACCCGGAGATCGTCGGAATGGAGGGCTCGACGACCTACACGGAAGGGTGTCTGTCCATCCCCGGTGAGGCCGAGGATGTGGACCGCGCCGCCACCGTCACCGTGAAGTTCCTGGACGTGGACGGGCAGGAGCAGACGCTCACCTGTGATGACCTCTTGGCCATCGCGGTGCAGCACGAGACGGACCACCTGGATGGCACCGTCTTCGTGGACCACGTCTCCTCGCTCAAGCGGGAAATCATCCGCAAGCGGATGAAGCGCCTCAAGACCGAGCGCGAGACGCGCCCGTCGGCCTGA